GATGAATATCCTATCCCTTGATGTATTCCTTCCATTGACTGCGCTAATCCATAAATGGAAGGCCAGCAAAGTATCGTGTATTTAATGTGTGACGGATCAATCGCGGCAAAAAATTGAAATCGTTTTTAAGTTATAAGAATAACGACTCAACGTAATAAAGCCCGCCAAAAAGGTAGCCCAACATCCGTCACAAATTTGCGCCGGTTCGCTCCGTAGTCTTCCCCGGCGACTCCGTCCGGCAAGCTGCGCGACGTCATCGAAAGCAGTCGCGCCCGTGACAGGAGAACCCCGGCATGTCGGCATTCCGCTACGAAGCGATCGATCCCACCGGCCGCACGCTGAAAGGCGTGCTCGAAGCCGACAGCGCACGCGCAGGCCGCAGCCATCTGCGCACGCAAGGTCTCACGCCGCTGATCGTCGAGCTGGCCGCACAGCGCCTGCACGGCGAACGTCATCAACGCTTGTCGCTCGGCCGCAAGCTGTCGCAGCGCGAGCAGGCGATCATCACGCGCCAGCTCGCGAGCCTGCTGGTCGCGGGGCTGCCGCTCGACGAATCGCTGTCGGTGTTGAGCGAACAGGCCGAGCGCGATTACGTGCGCGAGCTGATGGCGTCGATCCGCGCGGAAGTCGTCGGCGGCCATTCGTTCGCGAACGCACTGAGCCAGCATCCGCGCGATTTCCCGGAGATCTATCGCGCGCTCGTCGCGGCCGGCGAGCACACCGGCAAGCTCGGCATCGTGCTGTCGCGCCTCGCCGACTACATCGAACAAAGCAACGCACTGAAGCAAAAGATCCTGCTGGCGTTTACGTATCCGGGCATCGTCACGCTGATCGCGTTCGGCATCGTCACGTTCCTGCTGAGCTACGTGGTGCCGCAGGTTGCGAACGTGTTTACCAGCACGAAGCAGCAGTTGCCGACGCTGACGGTCGTGATGCTCGCGCTGTCGGACTTCGTGCGGCATTGGTGGTGGGCGTCGCTCGCGGCGGCGGCCGTGCTCGTTTATGCGATCCGCAAGGTACTGTCGCGCGATGCGCCGCGGCTCAGGTTCGACACGTGGCTGTTGACCACGCCGCTGGCAGGCAAGCTCGTACGCGGCTACAACACGGTGCGCTTCGCGAGCACGCTCGGCATTCTCACCGCGGCCGGCGTGCCGATCCTGCGCGCGCTGCAGGCGGCCGGCGAGACGTTGTCGAATCGCGCGATGCGCGCGAACGTCGACGATGCGATCGTGCGCGTGCGCGAAGGCTCGGCACTGTCACGCGCACTGGCGCATACGAAGACGTTTCCGCCGGTACTCGTGCACCTGATTCGCTCGGGCGAGGCGACGGGCGACGTGACGACGATGCTCGATCGCGCATCCGAAGGCGAATCGCGCGAGCTGGAGCGCCGCACGATGTTCCTGACGAGCCTGCTCGAGCCTCTGCTGATCCTCGCGATGGGCGGCGTGGTGCTCGTGATCGTGCTGGCGGTGATGATGCCGATCATCGAGCTGAACAACATGGTGCAGTGACGCGCGGATCAGCGCACGTATGCGTTGGCCTTTTCCGTGGCGGGCAGCGCGATCTCGCGTTGCAGGCCGTGGCGGTCGACGACGATCGAGCGCGCGCGAACCTCGGCCAGTTTCGCGGCTTCGCCGATCGCCGCGCCGAGCGACACGACGCGCGAGGCTTCGCCGCCGACGCTGATGATCGCGGCCGCACGGCGCGCGTCGAAAGCGAGCACGCCGAGCAGCTGGATGGCATCGCGGCTGTCGTCGGGTTTCGCACCGAACAGCCGCGCGGCGGCGGCAACGTCGATCGGCGCGGATGGCGGTGCAAGCGCCGCGACCGGCGCATCGGCAGCGCTCAGCACGCGCACGGCCCACAGCGACACGGTAATGAGCGCGGCCGCGGCAGCAAGCGTCGCGGCGAGTGGTACGAGATCGGCGCGGGATGGCGCGATGCGAAGCAGGTCGAGCGGTTTCATGGCGGCAGGTCGGTGCGATGAACAGAAGATGTTTTCCATTCTTTGTTGCGAGGGTGAATGCATGATGACGGGGCCCAACGAAACCCGAACGCGGTACGCCGACTCTGTCGGACGGCACACGCAACGCGGCTTCACGTTGATCGAGATCATGGTGGTGGTCGCGATCCTCGGGATTCTCGCGGCGCTGATCGTGCCGAAGATCATGAGTCGTCCCGACGAGGCGCGCCGCATTGCCGCGAAGCAGGACATCGGCACGATGATGCAATCGCTGAATCTGTATCGACTCGACAACGGCCGCTATCCGTCACAGGAGCAGGGGCTCACCGCGCTGATCCAGAAGCCGACCAACGATCCGGTGCCGAACAACTGGAAAGACGGCGGTTATCTCGAGCGTTTGCCGAAGGATCCGTGGGGCAACGCGTATCAATACCTGAACCCGGGCGCGCACGGCGCGATCGATGTGTTCAGCTATGGCGCGGACGGCAAACCAGGCGGCGAGGGCAACGATGCGGACATCGGCTCGTGGCAGTAACGGCATGAGGATCGTGCCCGTCAGGAAACGGCGTCCGTTCGCGTCGCGCCGTGCAGCAGGCTTCACACTGCTGGAGATGCTCGTCGTGCTCTTGATCGTCGGGCTGCTGGTCGCGGTCGTGACGCTCGCGCCGTCGCGCAATCGCCGCACCGATCTGGCGGAAGAGGCACAGCGCCTGGCGAACCTGCTCGAATCAGCCGGCGACGAGGCGCAGGTGCGGTCGGTCCCGATCGCATGGCAGACGGTCGGGGGAGGTTATCGCTTCGTGCAGCGCACCGAAAGCGGCACGTGGGCACCGATGACCGACGATCTGTATCGCGCACGCCGCTGGGGCACCGAGGTGACGGGCGTGTCGGTGCGGTACACCGGCGGTGGTGAAGTGCCGTCGCGCCTCGTGCTCGGCAGTGAAGGCATCGACGTGCCCGTGACGATCACGCTGTGGTCCGGCGACGTGCGGATGGCCGTCGTCGGCACGGGCATCGGCAACTTCGTCGTGCGCAGGCCGTGAGCGACGCTCGGCGCCTGGCACGACCGCAAGGCGAGAACGCGCGGCGATTGAATCGCATCGCTGCACGCTTCACCTGACTGTCATAGTGCCCGCTCACAATCTGACGTTCGTTTGCTGCGGAACCGCTCACGGGGGTGCGCGTTACGCCGGCAACGTGCAACTCCACTTCCGTCCAGGGATTCATGACTCGTTCACGGGCGCCGTCTGGTGTCCTGGCGCTCGTTGCGTGGCTGGCGTTCGTCGTGCCGTGCATGCACGGCATACACGCGCAGGAGACCGGTTCCATCGTCCGCCAGCCGGGCAGCACGGCGCGTTTCGAGCTGCCCGCGCAGCCGCTCGCGAAGGCCTTGCAGGATTTCGCGCGGCTCACCGAGCTGATCGTGCTGGCGCCGGCGCCGCTGCTCGACGGGCGCACGAGTGCGCCGGTCCAGGGCGAATTCGCGCCGCGCGACGCGCTCGAGCGGATGCTGGCCGGAACGGGGTTGCGTGCGGAATTCTCGCGCCCGGACGAAGCGATCATCGTCGCGCAACCGGCCGCCGAGCAGGCGCCCGCGACGGCCGACACGCCGGCGGATGCGGCCTTGCCGATCGACGGGATCGGCGATTCCGGCGATCGGCGCGCGTTCGCGGGCCTGCTGCAGGCGCATCTGATCGATGCGCTCTGCGCGCAGCCGGGAGCGGTGCCGGGCAGCTATCGACTCGTCGCGCAGGTGCGCATCGACAACAGGGGGGCGGTGGTGGCGGTCAACATGGTGGCATCGAGCGGTTCGGCCGCCCGCGACGCGGCGGTGATGCGCGCGCTGCGCGCATTGAAGCTGGACGACGCGCCGCCTGCGGAGCTGCCGCAGCCGGTCACGATCCTGCTGCGGCCGGCCGGCAACGGCGTGCATTTCCGCTGTCCGGCGCCGCAGCCGGCCGTCCGGGGCTAGGCCGTCATGTCCGACAGCAACCGCTCCGGGCTCCGGAATCTGCTGGCGACGCGCTATGCGTACCTCGTCAGGCGCCTCGAGCGCGTGACCGGGTCGAAGGACGGCGCCGCCGACGCGCTGCACGAAACCTGGCTGCGTCTCGAGAACGCGAACGTCTCCACGCAGGTGACGAACGCGGACGCCTATATACTCGGGATGGCGAACAATGTCGCGATCGACCAGCATCGCCGCGAACGCCGGCATCTGCACGACGACGATGTCGAGACGCTGCTCGAGATGCCCGACGAACTGGCCGATCCCGAGCGCATCGTCGCGGCGCGCCGCAAGGTCGAGACATTGAAGGACGTGCTGCGCGGCCTGCCGCCGCGGCGCCGCGCGATCCTGCTGGCCGCCCGCGTGGACGGCCTGCTGAACCGCGAGATCGCCGAGCATTTCGGCATTTCGCTGCGGCTCGTGGAAAGCGAGCTGAGTGCGGCAATGAAGTACTGCCTGCAGCGCATGCAGGAAGACGGCGATCCGTACACGGGCACGCGAGGCGGCCCGCGTAAATTTTGAGCATCAGGACGATGACGAAAGCCCAGGCCGAACCTGCCCACGACGAACTCGACGAAGCGAGTGCGTGGCTGCTGCGTCTGCGCTCCGGAGACGCGAGCCAGGCCGAAGCCGATGCGTTCGAGCGCTGGTGCGCCGATCGTCCGCAAGCCGCCGATCTGCTGCGCGACACCTGGAGCTCGTTGCGCACGGCGGCGACCGAACTCGCGCACGAGGAGCGCGCGGCCGCCGCCTGGGCAAACGTTGCAAAGCGCGAGCGCACGATGCGCACCGGGCGGCGCGCGTTCATCGGCTTCGCAGTCGCGGCCGGCGCGTCGTGGCTTGCCGTGCGCCCGCCGATGCAGTTGTGGCCGTCGCTCGGCGATCTCGCGGCCGATTACCACACGGGCACCGGCGAGCAGCGCAGCGTCGCGCTGTCGTCGCGCGTGACGGTGGAGCTGAACACGCAGACGCGTCTGGATGTCCTGGCCGCGAGCGATGTCGCGCACGGCGTCGAAGTCGTCGCCGGCGAGGCGGAGATCGACGCGGCCGCGCCGCCGGCCGACCGCGCGACGCCGATCCAGCCCGTCACCGTGGTTGCGGGCGGCGGCCGCATGCAGGCGACCGTCGCGCGCTTCAACGTACGGCGCACCGGCTCGCAGGTCTGCGTGACCTGCCTGTCGGGCACGGTCGCGCTCGAACATCCGCGCGGCGCGCGCACGCTGACGGCCGACGATCAGGTCGTCTACGACGATCGCGGCGTGCAGCCCGTGTCGCGGATCGATCCGGGCGCGGTCAGCGCATGGCGGCGCGGGATGCTGGTGTTCAACGGCGTGCCGCTGTCCGACGTCGTCGACGAGATCAACCGCTACCGGCGTGGCAAGGTCATCCTGCGCAGCGCGTCGCTCGGCGAAAACCGGATGCAGGCGCAGTTCCCGATCACGCGGCTCGATGACGTGATCGACATGGTCGGCCGCCTGTATGGCGCGCACATCACGCGCCTGCCCGGCAACATCGTGCTGCTGAGCTGACGCGGCTCCCCGCGTCTTACTTTTCGTTCTTCCTCCCGCTGGCGATGCGTTCGCGTCGCTTCCGGCTGTCCGCACCCTGCGGGTTACGGCCGTTCGATACGACTTGATCAATGAGGGCCGGCAAACGCCGGGCTGTCTGTCATGGCGGCCCGGTGTGACGTCGTCGGACCCGAGGCGTGTGTGGCAAGCGCCCCGGCCGTGCAGCGATGCACGGTGCGGGGGATGTGTGTCGATGGAGCTTCGGGCGGTGGCGTGATCATGAACGAATCGCAACGGGAGTCGGATCCCGGCGACGCGAATACGCGCGCCGATGCGATCCGCGAGGGCGCGGTGCGCTGGTTGCTGTGGCTGCGCACCGGTGACACGACGGAACAGGAACTCGACGCTTTCGCGCGCTGGCGCGCGCAGAGCGACGAGCACGCACGCACGGTCCGCGAGCTGATCTGGATGTGGGCCGTGCTGGAGACGGTCGGCCGCCAGGAGCCCGGCGGGCCGACGCGCACGCATTGATGCGGCGCTTTGCGCGTGCACCGGGGAGGTGCGCAATCGCGCGCGTGGTCGTGCTCGTGCCGTGGCGCGCGTGCTGAAAGAAAGTATGCGGGTTATGCGGGCTCGCTTCGACCTTGTATATGAGAGAGCGAGGGGCCGTGCAGAGGGGCGGTAAGGCGGAGACCGGGGAACGGGGGCCTGAATGGGCTCCCGGATCACCGCTCACGCAGGGTGGCGCGTGTGGGCCAAGTTCGTACCGGCCGCGTCACGAAAGCCCGGATTCACGACTCGGGATTCAGGAGGGCGCCCCTGGCTGCAGGCCGGCGCGTGCGCCGTTCCAGGCGGCGTCGAGCGGATCGCCGGCATCGCGCAGCGGCTCGCGCAGAAAGGGAAAGCGTTCGACGAACGGTGCGGATTCTTGCAGGGCCACGATATGGTTGACCATCCATTGCAGCAGATCGCCGCCGTGCCGGACCTGTTCCGGCCGCCAGTCCGGCATCGTCGAGAAGAGGGCCGAGAAGCCGCTCCAGCGCGACGGACGATCGTTGTCGCCGGGCCGGAAGTAGGTGTTCATCGCGACGTCGTGCGCGTCGGTCAGCGCGCCGACGAACAGCCCGTGCGGCGTCGGCACGCCGATCTGCTGCCAGCCTTCCGCGAGGGCCAGCGAGCGCATCACGCGCGCTGCGACGAACGCGATGCGCGTTTCAGATTCGATTTCCGCCAGCGACATCACGCCGTTGCGCTGCATGCAGCGCGCAACTGCGTGCGGCCGGATCACGTTCGACGCGAAGCTGCGCAGCACGAGGTCGGGCACCGTCAGTTGAAGCTGGAATTCGCGCAGGCCGTGCTCGGCGCTCATCGTCGAGAAGTTGACGAACAACCCTTCGGCATGACCGAGCGCGCCGACGTACGGCTCGAGCCCGAGGCGCGCGAGCTTCGGCGCGATCTGGCGTTCGAGCAGCCGCATCAGGTTGCGGCGGTTGCGCACGCCCGTGAAATCGTCGAGGCCGCGCGTGACGACGTCGCTGATTTCCCAGCGGCGCTCGTCGGCGACGAGCCGCGGGGAGCCGCTCAGGTCGAACCGGGCGCGGCCGTGAGCCACGCGGGGATCTACGTACATGCCGGTGCCTCGTGCATCGATTGCGGGCGGACCGCCGCGGCGGCGCGCCGTCGCGCGGGTCCGGTCGCTCACGATGCTGCGGCGTCGCGGGCGGGCCGTCAAGTGCGAACGTATCGCGACGCACGCGTGCGCATGCCGTTGCGGCAGCTCGTGCGATCAACCAGTCAGGGTGGGGTAATCCGATGATGCGCACGATCGTGGAACGCTTTGTCGAGCAGAGCCCGATGACGATCATGGCGCGGCTCGTGCTGCAATGCGCGCTGCACGACGACTGGATCGGCGCCGCGGCGGACGCCGGCGACGAGCCCGACGGCGAGTCGATCCGCGAGACGTTGTTCGCCCTCGCCGTCGACGCGATCGCGTCGATTGCCGCGTGGCAACGGATGCCGGATGCCGGCGTGGCCGCCGCGCCGGGGTTTGGTTCGGCCGTGACGGCACTGCACGATTGCATGAGCCGTTGGCGTTCCGGCTGGGGGCGCGCGCTGGCAAAGGACAGCGTCGAACTGCTGCTGCCGGTCGCAGCGGCGCGCAACGTCGACGGCGAGCGTGCCGTCGACGGGATGCGGCTGCGGGTGCTGGATGGTACTGGCGAGGCCTGCGCGCCACAGGCCGGCGGATGCGACTGCGGGCGCGCGTGCGACGACCCCGCGCGCGATGTGGCGGCGGGCGGTGTGCGCGTCCTGCCGGTCTACGATCCGGAGCTCGGGATGATCGTCGACCTGCTGCCTTGCGAGCGCGGCCGGACGCATGAGCGCGCATTCGTCGGCGCGCTGCTTGAAGCGGTCCGGCCTGGCGAGCTGTGGATCGTCGATGGACGCTTTGATACCGACGCGCTCCTTTCCGGCTGGCCGCGCCGCGGCGGCGCGTTCGTGCTGCGTGAATACGGCCGCTCGGCCGCGTGCCGGCCGCTTGGCGACTGGCAGGAAGGCGGCGTGTTCGGCGGCGGACGCGTTCGCGAACAATCCGTCGGGATGGCCGGCGAAGGCGGCGTGTCGGGCGCGTTTCGGCGGATCGAATGGCACAGCGCGGATTCGCCCGGCGAAATCGTCACGCTGCTGACCGATCTGCCGGCCGAGCGGTTCGACGCACCGCAGGTCGTGGCGCTGTCGTCCCGGCGCTGGCGCGACGCGCTGCCGCTGGCGCTCGAGCCCGTCACGGGCGGCGGGCCGTTCGGCGGCGTGCCCGCACGCGCGGCGCTGCTGGCGAGCGGGATCGCCGCGTTTGCATACAACGCGTTCAGCGTGATGACGCGCGTCGTCGGCGGTGCGCTCGATCTCGATGCGCGCGACGTCGACCGATTACCGTCGCTGATCGCCGACGGGGTGACGGCGACCTACGCGGGCATGATGATCGCGCTGCCGCCGGACTGGTGGCAGCGTTACGACCAGTTGCCCGCGGCGACGCTAGGCCAGATCGTGCGGATGCTTGCCGTGCACGTCGACCCGCGCAGCGAGCGTCGTCGGCGCCGCGACAACCGGCTGTCCGCGAAGTCGCAGGCGTTGCTGCGTGCAGCGACGCTCGAGCGCCTGATGCACGACGATGGCGACGATCCGGCCGCCAATGTGTTCAGCCTGCGCACGATCGCGATGGCGACGCGCGACTTCAGCAGCAATCCGTCGAAGGCGCTGCGGCATGCGGGTGAAGCGCTCGTGATGGTGACCAAGTACAACCGGCCGATCGCGCTGCTCGTGTCGATCGACGACTGGAACCGGCTGCTCGGCGAAGTGCGCGAGACGAGCTTCACGCGGCTGTCGTTCGATGCGGCGGTGACGCAGCAGGGTGTGCGCGCGGTCGGGTTGGGCGAGTTGTCGCGGGTCTAGCGTTCCGGCCGCGGTGACTGGCGGACACCGTCTGTATCGTGTGTCGCGCAACGCGCTGGCCGGATTCCGTTGCGATAACATCGAAATACCTGCCGACACGAACATGGAAGAAGGAACGGGGTGCTCGCCCGTCGCGGTTCATTGACGCTCGCGCTACACGGGATCAGTTGCCGGATAGCCTTTATCCGTTGCCGCATTCCGGCATGAAGTACGTACGCCCGTGTACGCATCGAGGCCAGCCCGTCGGCGTCAACTCGTGAGCCGTCGCACCCAGATGACCGACGTCCACGCGAAATTGCCGCTGCCGTAGCGCGCGATCAGCGTGTCGATACGCGTGTTGATCCGCGCCGAGTGCACGCGGCAATGCACGATGAAATAGCCGCTGTTCACGCCGACGGCCGAGCCGTCCGGCAGCGTCGGGTTGCCGCCCTGCGCCGGCAGCAGGTATTCGGCGATGTCGCCGGTACTGACGAAATAGGCCGTCGCGCGCCGGTCGACGAGCCGCTTCGCCTGACTCTGCGACAGCGTCGGAATCGCGGCGACGAGCACGGGTTCGGCGGCGGTGTTCGCGTTGACGACGGTCAGGTCGGGCAGGATCGTCACGAAGGGCGCGATCGCGTCGATCGTACGCGCGTCGTAGCCGGGAATGCGCGCGAGATCGTCGACGGACACGAGCTGCAGCGGCCAGCCGTCCGGACCGTTCGCGTCGCGCAGCGAGCGCAGCATGTAGTCGGCCGTCGATTGCGCGAGCGCGGGATTGAGCGACAGCTGGCCGAGCAGGCGCCGGTACGCCAGCACGCCTTCGCCGCTGGACTGCCACGGCTTGCCGGGCGCGGCGCGCGACACGAGGTTCGTCAGGTTGAAGCGCGCCTGCGCGTCCTCGACGCTGCCGGAGATCCACGCGCGTGACAGCTCGGCGTTGACCGCCAAGGCGTCCGACGGCAGCAGGTCCGAGAGCTGTACGTCAGCGACCGGTGCCGACCATGGCTGGCCGACGAACGTGACGTTCGACGTCGCGCTTTGCGCGCGCAGCGTCGCGCGTGCCCACTCGACCGCGGCGCGCTCGATCCACATCGTCTGCGTCGCGAGCCGCTGGTTCTCGACGTCGCGCGTCGCGACCTGCTGGCGCCACAGCACGCTGGCGGCAAGCGTGGCCGCCAGCGCGACGACGAGCAGTACCGTCACGATCGCAATGCCGCGTTCGCGTCGAGCCCGCGCCGTCCTTCCTGTCCCGTATCGATGCATCCGCGTGCCTCCGCAGTGTCTGTCGGCGCGGTGCGCTCACACTTCGAACGCCAGCCACGCATGCGCGATGCTCGCATGCGCAGATGACGTGACGCCGAACAGCGCGGCGAGCCCCGCGACCCAGCATGCGAGCGTCGCGGGACGCATGCCGTCGTTTGCCAGCGGGCCAACCAGGCTGGCGATCGCGTGCGTACGCCACAGCAGCAGCACGAACAGCGCACAGCCGACGGCCATCGCGATGCCGAACATGTGCGCCGCGACCGCCGGACGCCGCGTGAACGGCATGCGGTGATGCCGCTGGTTCGTCGCAACGATCGCGACCCCGTTTGCGACGGGCACGATCGCCATCACGAGCCCCCAGAACAGCGGCTGATCGCTCGACGAGTTGATCAGCAGCAGCGTGCCGATCATCCAGATCGGCGGCGCGAGCAGCGTGAGTACCGACCATGACAGCAACTGCCACGCGAGCCACGGCGTGCGCCAGCGCAGCGGCGGAATCCGCGCGGCATGAGCGGCATGAGCGGCGGGCGGAAGCAGCCGGCCCGGCATTCCGGCGGCGCCGGACAAGCGCCCGGCAAGCCACCGTACGAGCATCGTGGCGAATGACATGGAGGGTCCTGTCGTTGACGTGTTCTGTTCTCAATAGCTAGGACGAAGCGGGCGGCCGCAAGCCGCAGGATTTCGTGCGTACCTGCGTTTTGCGGCGCGGCACATCGCGATTCAGCCGTGCCGCGTAAACGGTCTCGACGATCGCTTGCCGTGTTTCGCGAGCGTTTCGTGAATATCTTCAGCGGAATGTCACAAAAACTTCCCGGTTGAAACCCGAGGATTGTCGGGCCGCTCGCTGGCACGTTGCGCTTTTCGCGCGTCGGCCGGCCAGACGGCGACACGCTTGCCGGCCGTCCGCGCGCAACGGCGGACCGCCGGGCGCCGCACGTCGGCCAGGCGACGACACGTACACGAAACGGGGGCCACGCAAGGTCATGCACCGCATCTCGCAAGTCTTGCGCGAGGGGCGGCTGCGCGCGCATTGCAGCCCGCTTGCGTCGATCGTTTGCCCGTGCAGGCGGATCGATCGGCGTCACGCAAAAAAACATTGCGGCAATGCGCGCTTCGTTCCGTCTAGGTAGGTGGGAGCTGCGACTTGGTGCGCCGCACGCGGCCCCGACGCGCCGTGCCGGCGCGCGGGAGCACGCGGAGATGCGCATTTTTTCTCATCAGGCGGCATGAAGCCGACAGGTGCATGACAGTGGAACAGTTCGAGGAAACCAGGCCGACCGGCGAGCGCGACGCGCCAGTGGACGACGCATCGGCACGGCAAGCGGAAGCGCTGTCGCCGGTCATCAACCTGCGCGACACGGGGCGCTTCCTGCAGGTGCTCGAGGCGCTCAAGTGCTCGCTGGCCGTGAGCCGCCGCCCGTCGGGTGTCGCCGTGATCGGCGTTGACGATGGCGTTCCCACGCTGTCCGCGTGCCTGTTGCCGCGCTCGATGGGGATGGCCGTGTCGGGCAACCGGCTTGCGGTCGCGACGATGCACGAGCTGATGGTGTTCGCGAACGTGTCGACGCTCGCGCCGCGCTATCCGGCTCGCCCGGATCACTACGACGCGATGTTCGTGCCGCGCATGTCCTACTACACCGGCGATCTCGACCTGCACGATATGGCGTTCGACAAGCACGTCCTGCTGGCGGTGAACACGCGCTATTCGTGCATCAGCGTGATCGACGGCTATTTCAACTTCACGCCGATCTGGCAGCCGCCGTTCGTGACGGAGACCGCGCCGGACGATCGCTGCCACCTGAACGGCATGGCGTTTGCCGACGGCAAGGTGCGGTTCGTGACCGCGCTCGGCATGAGCAACGAGCCGTTCGGCTGGCGGAGCGGAATGGCAAGCAGCGGCATCGTGATGGAGGTGCCGTCCGGCCGGGTCGTCGCATCGGGGCTGTCGATGCCGCATTCGCCGCGCGTGATCGGCGGGCGACTGCATGTGCTCGAAGGCGGCCGCGGCCACGTGCTGCAGATCGATCCGCAGTCCGGCGCGCGGCGTGTGCTCGCGAAGCTGCCGGGCTTCACGCACGGTCTTGCGGAGTACGGCGGCGTGTTGTTCGTCGGGTTGTCGAAGTTGCGCGACAAGCGCGGCCCGCAGGGGTTGCCGATCGAAAGCGAGTCGGATGTGCTGGTCGCGGGGGTGGCCGCGCTCGACGCGAACACCGGCGACGTGCTCGGCATCCTTCAGTTCTTCAACGGCGTCGACGAGATCTTCGACGTGCAGGTGCTCCCGAACGTGCGGCGCGTAGAGATCCTGAGTCCGCATCAATGGGCCGAGACGCCATCGATCGTGACGATGCAAGGCGGCTTCTGGCAGACACGTCCGCGCGAGGACGACGAACCCGCGAATACGGGGGCACGGGCATGATGAAGATCGAACGTTGCGGGTTTTCCGGCGTCGTTTCGTCCTTATCGGTAGACGGGGCTCACGCAGGGTGGGGAGCTTCGCCGCAGCGGGCCGGCGGGGTGCTGTGGCTCACGGGGCTGTCGGGCGCGGGCAAGACGACGCTGGCCGATGCGGTGGCCGCGCGACTGAGCGACCGATGCATGCATCCGGTGGTGCTCGATGGCGACCGGTTGCGGACGGGGTTGAATCGGGATCTCGGTTTTACGGTGCAGGATCGTTTCGAGAACGTGCGGCGCATCGCCGAAGTCGCGGCATTGTTGAGCGAATCCGGCGCGCTAGCGATCGTCGCGGTCATTTCACCGCTCGCGGCGATGCGCGACGAAGCGAAAGCGATCGTGGGGCCGGCATTCCGTGAAGTGTATGTGAGCACGGCGCTGGCCTGCTGCGAGACGCGGGATCCGAAGGGGCTGTACGCGAAGGCGCGGCGTGGTGCACTGCCGGAATTCACGGGTGTTTCGGCGCCGTACGAACCGCCGGTGGCAGCCGACCTCGAGATCGATACAGGTCGTGCTTCGCTTGCGACGTGCGTCGACACGCTGATGCAGTTCGCCTGTGCGCAGTTTGTTCGTGCGGCCGATGCGCGGGCGGCGCTGATGCGTCACGGCTGAGTTCGGATCGGTGGAAGGAAATGGCATTGCGCAGAAGATGTTGAGGATGACGAATAAAACGTCATCAAAGTGAAACAGGCATTTGATAGCGGGGCGAACGGCTGGCGCGGTGCGCAAAGCTTCGATCCGGAACAACAAAGGGGAATGGCGCATGCCGCCGAGAGTAGACCGCAAGTCACGCGAACGATGGCGGCTGAACTGCCGATGCCTGGCGGGTGTCGTGCTGGCAGGTGGGCTGGGTTTCGCGCCGGGGATT
This window of the Burkholderia lata genome carries:
- a CDS encoding GspH/FimT family pseudopilin; this encodes MRIVPVRKRRPFASRRAAGFTLLEMLVVLLIVGLLVAVVTLAPSRNRRTDLAEEAQRLANLLESAGDEAQVRSVPIAWQTVGGGYRFVQRTESGTWAPMTDDLYRARRWGTEVTGVSVRYTGGGEVPSRLVLGSEGIDVPVTITLWSGDVRMAVVGTGIGNFVVRRP
- a CDS encoding secretin and TonB N-terminal domain-containing protein, producing MTRSRAPSGVLALVAWLAFVVPCMHGIHAQETGSIVRQPGSTARFELPAQPLAKALQDFARLTELIVLAPAPLLDGRTSAPVQGEFAPRDALERMLAGTGLRAEFSRPDEAIIVAQPAAEQAPATADTPADAALPIDGIGDSGDRRAFAGLLQAHLIDALCAQPGAVPGSYRLVAQVRIDNRGAVVAVNMVASSGSAARDAAVMRALRALKLDDAPPAELPQPVTILLRPAGNGVHFRCPAPQPAVRG
- a CDS encoding RNA polymerase sigma factor, yielding MSDSNRSGLRNLLATRYAYLVRRLERVTGSKDGAADALHETWLRLENANVSTQVTNADAYILGMANNVAIDQHRRERRHLHDDDVETLLEMPDELADPERIVAARRKVETLKDVLRGLPPRRRAILLAARVDGLLNREIAEHFGISLRLVESELSAAMKYCLQRMQEDGDPYTGTRGGPRKF
- a CDS encoding FecR family protein — protein: MTKAQAEPAHDELDEASAWLLRLRSGDASQAEADAFERWCADRPQAADLLRDTWSSLRTAATELAHEERAAAAWANVAKRERTMRTGRRAFIGFAVAAGASWLAVRPPMQLWPSLGDLAADYHTGTGEQRSVALSSRVTVELNTQTRLDVLAASDVAHGVEVVAGEAEIDAAAPPADRATPIQPVTVVAGGGRMQATVARFNVRRTGSQVCVTCLSGTVALEHPRGARTLTADDQVVYDDRGVQPVSRIDPGAVSAWRRGMLVFNGVPLSDVVDEINRYRRGKVILRSASLGENRMQAQFPITRLDDVIDMVGRLYGAHITRLPGNIVLLS
- the gspF gene encoding type II secretion system inner membrane protein GspF gives rise to the protein MSAFRYEAIDPTGRTLKGVLEADSARAGRSHLRTQGLTPLIVELAAQRLHGERHQRLSLGRKLSQREQAIITRQLASLLVAGLPLDESLSVLSEQAERDYVRELMASIRAEVVGGHSFANALSQHPRDFPEIYRALVAAGEHTGKLGIVLSRLADYIEQSNALKQKILLAFTYPGIVTLIAFGIVTFLLSYVVPQVANVFTSTKQQLPTLTVVMLALSDFVRHWWWASLAAAAVLVYAIRKVLSRDAPRLRFDTWLLTTPLAGKLVRGYNTVRFASTLGILTAAGVPILRALQAAGETLSNRAMRANVDDAIVRVREGSALSRALAHTKTFPPVLVHLIRSGEATGDVTTMLDRASEGESRELERRTMFLTSLLEPLLILAMGGVVLVIVLAVMMPIIELNNMVQ
- a CDS encoding FecR/PupR family sigma factor regulator is translated as MNESQRESDPGDANTRADAIREGAVRWLLWLRTGDTTEQELDAFARWRAQSDEHARTVRELIWMWAVLETVGRQEPGGPTRTH
- the gspG gene encoding type II secretion system major pseudopilin GspG; its protein translation is MTGPNETRTRYADSVGRHTQRGFTLIEIMVVVAILGILAALIVPKIMSRPDEARRIAAKQDIGTMMQSLNLYRLDNGRYPSQEQGLTALIQKPTNDPVPNNWKDGGYLERLPKDPWGNAYQYLNPGAHGAIDVFSYGADGKPGGEGNDADIGSWQ
- a CDS encoding general secretion pathway protein GspC, whose product is MKPLDLLRIAPSRADLVPLAATLAAAAALITVSLWAVRVLSAADAPVAALAPPSAPIDVAAAARLFGAKPDDSRDAIQLLGVLAFDARRAAAIISVGGEASRVVSLGAAIGEAAKLAEVRARSIVVDRHGLQREIALPATEKANAYVR